Proteins encoded in a region of the Paucibacter sediminis genome:
- a CDS encoding sigma-70 family RNA polymerase sigma factor — MNNASHLQLPDPGEPGWPEPLLDEHEEPDDAPDAAPAGPYAGPYADQHADPHADHSAGPALQRVSDAQLAAWIDAVVARDEQALAALYDATFTRLYSLVQRIVRREALAEEVVEDSYFQVWRQAPRFDPTRGCAISWLLAIARSRAIDALRREARFQHASLDDQATDAYDGNAGSDELLELARHHADLHRALLQLGAQPRQLVSLAFFRGLSHEEIALQTRLPLGTVKSQIRRALITLRQVLGETGLPALAS; from the coding sequence ATGAACAATGCCTCACATCTGCAGCTTCCAGACCCCGGCGAGCCCGGCTGGCCCGAGCCGCTGCTGGACGAGCACGAGGAGCCGGACGACGCGCCGGATGCCGCGCCCGCCGGCCCCTATGCCGGCCCCTATGCCGACCAGCATGCCGACCCGCATGCCGACCACAGCGCCGGCCCGGCGCTGCAGCGAGTGAGCGACGCGCAACTGGCGGCCTGGATCGATGCCGTGGTGGCGCGTGACGAGCAGGCCCTGGCCGCCCTCTACGACGCCACCTTCACCCGCCTCTACAGCCTGGTGCAACGCATCGTGCGCCGCGAGGCGCTGGCCGAGGAGGTGGTGGAAGACAGCTACTTCCAGGTCTGGCGCCAGGCGCCGCGCTTCGACCCGACGCGCGGTTGCGCCATCAGCTGGCTGCTGGCCATCGCGCGCTCGCGCGCCATCGACGCGCTGCGCCGCGAGGCGCGCTTCCAGCATGCCAGCCTGGACGATCAGGCCACCGACGCCTACGACGGCAACGCCGGCAGCGACGAGCTGCTGGAGCTGGCGCGCCACCATGCGGACCTGCACCGCGCCCTGCTGCAACTGGGTGCGCAGCCACGCCAGCTGGTGTCGCTGGCCTTCTTCCGCGGCCTCAGCCATGAGGAGATTGCGCTGCAGACGCGCCTGCCGCTGGGCACCGTCAAATCACAGATACGCCGCGCCCTCATCACCCTCAGGCAGGTCCTGGGCGAGACCGGCCTGCCGGCATTGGCTTCCTGA
- a CDS encoding SRPBCC family protein: MSRPPSHHFDLVSHWRFAAPREQVWSALSQPESWPRWWPYVREVQTLRAGDGQGLGSLRRFRWATRLPYEILIEVEAVEILTHERIRGRSRGQLQGEGIWLLHEEGGCTDVTYVWRVQLVKPWMRWLAPLLAPLFRWNHQGVMRAGARGLSEFLAAGG; encoded by the coding sequence ATGTCACGGCCGCCCAGTCACCATTTCGATCTCGTCAGCCATTGGCGCTTTGCCGCGCCGCGCGAGCAGGTCTGGTCGGCGCTCAGCCAGCCCGAGAGCTGGCCGCGCTGGTGGCCCTATGTGCGCGAGGTGCAGACCCTGCGCGCCGGCGACGGCCAGGGCCTGGGCAGCCTGCGCCGCTTCCGCTGGGCCACGCGCCTGCCCTACGAGATCCTGATCGAGGTCGAGGCGGTGGAGATCCTGACGCATGAGCGCATCCGCGGCCGCTCGCGTGGCCAACTGCAGGGCGAGGGCATCTGGCTCTTGCATGAAGAGGGCGGTTGTACCGACGTCACCTATGTCTGGCGGGTTCAGCTGGTCAAACCCTGGATGCGCTGGCTGGCGCCCCTGCTGGCGCCGCTGTTCCGCTGGAACCACCAGGGCGTGATGCGCGCGGGTGCGCGCGGCTTGAGTGAATTCCTGGCCGCGGGTGGCTGA
- a CDS encoding extracellular catalytic domain type 1 short-chain-length polyhydroxyalkanoate depolymerase: MKRTVLRFLKLGLLGLLALLTLLAGLFGYFVYAPEPAPPQLSGTLRKASIEVAGLTRSYRVYTPKGLPKGAPLVLVMHGSGEGPQRIRMGTGYGFERLADAYGFAVAYPKAYASDWNDCSVIGDKKVDGARADDAGFLAAMVDKLVAEHGLDPARVFAAGVSNGGSMAMRLALEQPGRYRAVAAVVANVPAPQNFQCKPSAQSTSVMIMNGTLDPLVPYAGGEISLLGLFYKGGPIISSHASAQYFADWNHLSAAPQTSRMDVPGGFSVEQNRWRNEGRTEVELVTIHGGGHGLPQAYAQRPRLLGPSPMAPDGPAMIWDFFARQPR, encoded by the coding sequence ATGAAAAGAACAGTTCTGCGTTTCCTCAAGCTTGGCTTGCTTGGCCTGCTTGCCTTGCTGACGCTGTTGGCCGGCTTGTTTGGCTACTTCGTCTACGCCCCCGAGCCCGCGCCGCCGCAACTCTCCGGCACGCTGCGCAAGGCGTCCATCGAGGTGGCCGGCCTGACGCGCAGCTACCGCGTCTACACACCCAAGGGCCTGCCCAAGGGTGCCCCCCTGGTGCTGGTGATGCATGGCTCGGGCGAAGGCCCGCAGCGCATACGCATGGGCACTGGCTATGGCTTTGAACGTCTGGCCGACGCGTATGGCTTTGCGGTCGCCTACCCCAAGGCCTATGCCTCCGATTGGAACGACTGCAGTGTGATTGGCGACAAAAAGGTGGACGGCGCCCGCGCCGACGATGCGGGCTTCCTGGCCGCCATGGTGGACAAGCTGGTGGCCGAGCATGGGCTCGATCCGGCGCGCGTGTTTGCCGCCGGCGTCTCCAATGGCGGCTCCATGGCCATGCGTCTGGCGCTGGAGCAGCCCGGCCGCTATCGGGCGGTGGCGGCGGTGGTGGCCAATGTGCCGGCGCCGCAGAACTTCCAATGCAAGCCCTCGGCCCAGAGCACCTCGGTGATGATCATGAATGGCACCCTGGATCCGCTGGTGCCCTATGCAGGCGGGGAGATCAGCCTGCTGGGCCTGTTTTACAAAGGCGGGCCGATCATTTCCTCGCACGCCTCGGCCCAGTATTTCGCCGATTGGAATCACCTGAGCGCTGCGCCCCAGACCAGCCGCATGGATGTGCCCGGGGGCTTCAGCGTCGAGCAGAACCGCTGGCGCAATGAGGGCAGGACCGAGGTCGAGCTGGTGACCATCCATGGCGGCGGCCATGGCCTGCCGCAAGCCTACGCGCAGCGGCCCCGGCTGCTGGGCCCCTCACCGATGGCGCCCGACGGGCCGGCCATGATCTGGGACTTCTTTGCGAGGCAGCCGCGCTGA
- a CDS encoding tetratricopeptide repeat protein, with protein sequence MTTPFIAKALASTALLISLGTAQAAVIFKDAQLQALQEGGKYAELEQLAQARLKTNAADAEASAALTLALTFADAADPKRLEAGARQAKLCTDQHPMVAVCHLATAQNLSMQMLGMGMARAMRSVGSLKDVWIRTLELEPSSFTARVQLARLLLTVPGIMGGSVSKARELEAAVRSSQPDTARIIRVFIAAEAKNWGEMESELLAIKAGKDAALQDEVREATMLLALNYLKDGKDLAKARGLYEGLQREQPNKAGGFYGMGRVHAAQGQTDEAIRSLERARILSGAEDYPIDHRLGDAYLAKGDKAQAKAAYERFLANKRANPANAEDARKSLAKLG encoded by the coding sequence ATGACCACTCCCTTCATTGCCAAGGCCCTGGCCAGCACAGCCTTGTTGATCTCGCTGGGCACGGCCCAGGCTGCCGTCATCTTCAAGGACGCGCAGCTGCAAGCCCTGCAAGAGGGCGGCAAATACGCCGAACTCGAACAGCTGGCGCAGGCCCGCCTGAAGACCAACGCGGCCGATGCCGAGGCCAGCGCAGCCCTGACCCTGGCGCTGACCTTTGCCGACGCCGCCGACCCCAAGCGGCTGGAGGCCGGCGCCAGGCAGGCCAAACTCTGTACCGATCAGCACCCCATGGTGGCGGTCTGCCATCTGGCGACGGCTCAGAACCTGAGCATGCAAATGCTGGGCATGGGCATGGCCCGGGCCATGCGCAGCGTGGGCAGCCTGAAGGATGTCTGGATCCGCACGCTGGAGCTGGAGCCCAGCAGCTTCACTGCCCGCGTGCAGCTTGCCAGGCTTTTGCTGACCGTGCCCGGCATCATGGGCGGCAGCGTCTCCAAGGCCCGCGAGCTGGAAGCCGCGGTGCGCAGCAGCCAGCCCGACACCGCGCGCATCATCCGCGTCTTCATCGCCGCCGAGGCCAAGAATTGGGGCGAGATGGAGAGCGAGTTGCTGGCGATTAAAGCCGGCAAGGACGCCGCCCTGCAGGACGAGGTGCGCGAGGCCACCATGCTGCTGGCGCTGAACTATCTGAAGGACGGCAAGGACCTGGCCAAGGCCCGCGGCCTGTATGAGGGCCTGCAACGCGAGCAGCCCAACAAGGCCGGCGGCTTTTACGGCATGGGCCGGGTCCACGCGGCACAGGGTCAGACCGACGAGGCGATTCGCTCACTGGAGCGCGCCAGGATCCTGAGCGGCGCCGAGGACTATCCCATCGACCATCGCCTGGGCGATGCCTATCTCGCCAAGGGCGACAAGGCGCAGGCCAAGGCGGCCTACGAGCGTTTCCTGGCCAACAAGCGCGCGAACCCGGCCAATGCCGAAGACGCGCGCAAGAGCCTGGCCAAGCTGGGCTGA
- a CDS encoding cupin domain-containing protein, translated as MSTPKPETRPAAAASHTEQEFAALLSEPLANSWPAQPGANNPALAAVRGRLLGRLAASQAASRPMVTARRLRLPAQTVAPGVQLRSLYRADTAHAAHAARPGEPLRACLLELAAGARLPALPHAHLHREWLLLSGAVTLGERLHLAPRDYHLQPAGTPALALHSAAGALLFLRESALPARPGDQPCTVHDQAAAWPDYAPGIQRRVLWQRDGQAALLYRAQPGAQVPQHRHGHDEECLMLEGELFLDDLLLQAGDYQLAPAGSGHQITETDTGVVIYAHGDLDLQFVG; from the coding sequence ATGAGCACCCCCAAGCCCGAAACCCGCCCGGCCGCAGCGGCCAGCCACACCGAGCAGGAATTCGCTGCGCTGCTCAGCGAGCCCCTGGCCAACAGCTGGCCGGCGCAGCCCGGCGCCAATAACCCGGCGCTGGCGGCCGTGCGCGGCCGCCTGCTCGGCCGCCTGGCCGCGTCGCAGGCCGCGAGCCGCCCCATGGTGACGGCGCGGCGCCTGCGCCTGCCCGCCCAGACGGTCGCGCCCGGCGTGCAGCTGCGCAGCCTCTACCGTGCTGACACCGCGCATGCCGCGCATGCGGCGCGCCCCGGCGAGCCCCTGCGGGCCTGCCTGCTGGAGCTGGCCGCGGGCGCGCGCCTGCCGGCCCTGCCGCATGCCCATCTGCACCGCGAATGGCTGCTGCTGAGCGGCGCGGTGACGCTGGGCGAGCGGCTCCACCTGGCGCCGCGTGACTACCACCTCCAGCCCGCCGGTACGCCCGCCCTGGCGCTGCACAGCGCGGCCGGCGCCCTGCTCTTCCTGCGCGAGAGCGCCCTGCCGGCACGGCCGGGGGACCAGCCCTGCACCGTGCACGACCAGGCCGCCGCCTGGCCCGACTACGCGCCCGGCATCCAGCGCCGCGTGCTGTGGCAACGCGACGGCCAGGCTGCCCTGCTCTACCGCGCCCAGCCGGGCGCCCAGGTGCCCCAGCACCGCCATGGCCACGACGAGGAATGCCTGATGCTGGAGGGCGAGCTCTTCCTCGACGATCTGCTGCTGCAGGCCGGCGACTACCAGCTCGCCCCCGCCGGCAGCGGCCACCAGATCACCGAGACCGACACCGGCGTGGTGATCTATGCGCATGGCGACCTGGATCTGCAGTTTGTAGGCTGA
- the gcvPA gene encoding aminomethyl-transferring glycine dehydrogenase subunit GcvPA, which yields MNKTKVYPYIPNSVPAVKAAMLAATGAASVEEFYADIPAALRLPRALNLPEPLLSEARLKRHVQGLLARNTHCGEVLSFLGGGCYQHHVPALCDEINGRSEFLTAYAGEPYDDHGRFQALWEYCSMMGELLNLEVVSVPTYDGYQAAATACCMAARHTARRQVLVAANVNPDKRSHMQTYGRSEIEFIEVAFDAASGLVDRADLRAKLGPQVAAFYVDIPNYFGGIDEGAALAKLVQDAGALLVVGVDPSSLGVLTPPGDYGAAIVCGDIQPLGMHMSYGGGHGGFIASRDDEALVLQYPSRLFGIAPTSVPGQYGFGDVAYHRTSFDQRENGNEFVGTAAALWGITAGVYLASMGPQGMVELGEGILRRVAYARQQLASVPGLRLAHAGTAHFKEFVLDFNASGFTVAQINAALRERYDIFGGHDLSAVFPALGQSALYAFTELHCQADIDALVTALRELLTQ from the coding sequence ATGAATAAAACCAAGGTTTACCCCTACATCCCGAACTCGGTGCCGGCGGTCAAGGCGGCCATGCTGGCGGCCACCGGTGCGGCCTCGGTGGAGGAGTTCTATGCCGACATCCCGGCCGCGCTGCGCCTGCCGCGCGCCCTGAATCTGCCCGAGCCGCTGCTCTCGGAAGCCAGGCTCAAGCGCCATGTGCAGGGCCTGCTGGCCAGGAACACGCACTGCGGCGAGGTGCTGAGCTTTCTGGGCGGCGGCTGCTACCAGCACCATGTGCCGGCACTGTGCGATGAGATCAACGGCCGCAGCGAATTCCTCACCGCCTACGCCGGCGAGCCCTATGACGACCACGGCCGCTTCCAGGCGCTGTGGGAGTACTGCTCGATGATGGGCGAGCTGCTCAACCTCGAGGTGGTGAGCGTGCCCACCTACGACGGCTACCAGGCCGCCGCCACCGCCTGCTGCATGGCGGCCCGCCACACGGCGCGCCGCCAGGTGCTGGTCGCCGCCAATGTGAACCCCGACAAGCGCTCGCATATGCAGACCTACGGTCGCAGCGAGATCGAGTTCATCGAGGTGGCCTTCGACGCGGCCTCCGGCCTGGTGGACCGCGCCGATCTGCGCGCCAAGCTGGGCCCGCAGGTGGCGGCCTTCTATGTGGACATACCCAATTACTTCGGCGGCATCGACGAAGGCGCGGCGCTGGCGAAACTGGTGCAGGACGCTGGTGCGCTGCTGGTGGTGGGCGTGGACCCGAGCTCGCTGGGCGTGCTGACCCCGCCCGGCGACTATGGCGCGGCCATCGTCTGCGGCGACATCCAGCCGCTGGGCATGCACATGAGCTACGGCGGCGGCCATGGCGGCTTCATCGCCAGCCGCGACGACGAGGCCCTGGTGCTGCAATACCCCTCGCGCCTCTTTGGCATCGCGCCCACCTCGGTGCCGGGCCAGTACGGCTTTGGCGATGTGGCCTACCACCGCACCTCCTTCGACCAGCGCGAGAACGGCAATGAGTTCGTCGGCACCGCCGCCGCGCTCTGGGGCATCACCGCCGGCGTGTATCTCGCCAGTATGGGGCCGCAGGGCATGGTGGAGCTGGGCGAGGGCATCCTGCGGCGCGTCGCCTATGCGCGCCAGCAGCTGGCCAGCGTGCCGGGCCTGCGCCTGGCCCATGCCGGCACGGCGCATTTCAAGGAGTTCGTGCTGGACTTCAATGCCAGCGGCTTCACGGTGGCGCAGATCAACGCGGCGCTGCGCGAACGCTACGACATCTTCGGCGGCCACGATCTCTCGGCCGTCTTCCCCGCCCTGGGCCAGAGCGCCCTCTATGCCTTCACCGAGCTGCACTGCCAGGCCGATATCGATGCCCTGGTGACGGCTTTGCGCGAGCTGCTGACCCAATGA
- a CDS encoding cupin domain-containing protein has protein sequence MESPTPAQARAIRRKLMERVADADASHLTIAADAPGWQPFGEGVSIRPLREQGGVLSYLLRLAPGASLPPHRHPLDEECLVLEGWLRVGTQIELGPGGYHLAHQGALHATISTVAGATIFLRGAIPEAAQALR, from the coding sequence ATGGAGAGCCCCACCCCCGCCCAGGCGCGCGCGATACGGCGCAAGCTGATGGAGCGCGTCGCCGATGCCGACGCCAGCCACCTCACCATTGCCGCCGACGCGCCCGGCTGGCAGCCCTTTGGCGAGGGCGTCAGCATCAGGCCGCTGCGCGAGCAGGGCGGCGTGCTCTCCTATCTGCTGCGCCTGGCGCCGGGCGCCAGCCTGCCGCCGCACCGCCATCCGCTCGACGAGGAATGCCTGGTGCTGGAGGGCTGGCTGAGGGTCGGCACGCAGATCGAACTGGGCCCCGGCGGCTACCATCTGGCCCACCAGGGTGCCCTGCATGCGACCATCAGCACCGTCGCCGGCGCAACCATCTTCTTGCGCGGTGCGATTCCGGAGGCGGCCCAAGCGCTGCGCTAG
- a CDS encoding LysR substrate-binding domain-containing protein yields MRRHLHHLNALRCFEAAARLLSFTQAAAELHVTQAAVSHQVRALEQALGQPLFERRPRQVRLTAAGERLVGVLSSSFDRIDELLGQLKQSERQAQQSLQLAVTPSFSSRWLMPRLPRFWDAHPEIELHLHHSTQGDALSRGTAEAAVVWTQEPPARVWAQRLFGTALTPVCSPALPRQAQPLDSPAALRHYPLLHEDSFADWARWLRAAGEPEVAVRQGQLIDDSNALLMAAMAGRGLALGRLALIEEDLRAGRLLRPFALSIEAEGAYWLLAAPALAAQPRFQALAAFMRAECAASNAH; encoded by the coding sequence ATGCGACGCCATCTGCACCACCTGAACGCGCTGCGCTGCTTCGAGGCGGCCGCCCGTCTGCTCTCCTTCACCCAGGCGGCGGCGGAGCTGCACGTCACCCAGGCGGCGGTGAGCCACCAGGTACGCGCGCTGGAACAGGCGCTGGGCCAGCCGCTGTTCGAGCGCCGGCCGCGCCAGGTGCGGCTCACCGCCGCGGGCGAGCGCTTGGTGGGTGTGCTCTCCAGCAGCTTCGATCGCATCGACGAGCTGCTGGGCCAGCTGAAGCAGAGCGAGCGCCAGGCGCAGCAAAGCCTGCAGCTGGCGGTGACGCCCAGCTTCTCCAGCCGCTGGCTGATGCCGCGCCTGCCGCGCTTCTGGGATGCCCACCCCGAGATCGAGCTGCACCTGCACCACAGCACCCAGGGCGATGCACTCAGCCGCGGCACGGCCGAGGCGGCGGTGGTGTGGACACAGGAGCCCCCGGCACGCGTTTGGGCGCAGCGCCTGTTCGGCACCGCACTCACGCCCGTGTGTTCGCCCGCCCTGCCGCGCCAGGCGCAACCGCTGGACAGCCCGGCCGCGCTGCGCCATTACCCGCTGCTGCACGAAGACAGCTTCGCGGACTGGGCGCGCTGGTTGCGCGCCGCCGGCGAGCCCGAGGTGGCGGTGCGCCAGGGCCAGTTGATCGACGACAGCAATGCCCTGCTGATGGCCGCGATGGCCGGCCGCGGCCTGGCGCTGGGCCGCCTGGCCCTGATAGAGGAAGACCTGCGCGCGGGCCGGCTGCTGAGGCCCTTCGCGCTCAGTATCGAGGCCGAGGGTGCCTACTGGCTGCTGGCCGCGCCGGCCCTGGCCGCGCAGCCGCGCTTCCAGGCGCTGGCGGCCTTCATGCGGGCCGAGTGCGCGGCTTCAAACGCGCACTGA
- a CDS encoding nuclear transport factor 2 family protein, which translates to MSNPVEIVQAAYAAFGRGDIPGLLNYLSDDVEWTFDGSSGEAYLRTARGKDDVMKWFGQVLAVDGIQAFEPRQFLAGPDHVTVLGWERTQALPNGGVFESNWVHVWQLRDGKLARFFGMFDTAAAAKARASVRV; encoded by the coding sequence ATGAGCAACCCTGTCGAGATCGTGCAAGCCGCCTATGCCGCCTTCGGGCGTGGCGACATCCCGGGCCTGTTGAACTACCTCAGCGATGACGTCGAATGGACCTTCGACGGCAGCAGCGGCGAGGCCTATCTGCGCACGGCGCGCGGCAAGGACGATGTGATGAAGTGGTTCGGCCAGGTGCTTGCGGTGGACGGCATCCAGGCCTTCGAGCCGCGCCAGTTCCTGGCCGGGCCCGACCATGTCACCGTGCTGGGCTGGGAGCGCACCCAGGCCTTGCCGAACGGCGGCGTGTTCGAGAGCAACTGGGTGCATGTCTGGCAGCTGCGCGATGGCAAGCTGGCGCGCTTTTTCGGCATGTTCGATACCGCCGCGGCCGCCAAGGCGCGCGCCTCAGTGCGCGTTTGA